Proteins from a genomic interval of Osmia bicornis bicornis chromosome 11, iOsmBic2.1, whole genome shotgun sequence:
- the LOC114873432 gene encoding NECAP-like protein CG9132 isoform X1, giving the protein MDTYESVLLVKSEVFVFKIPPRSTNRGYRAADWNLQEPSWTGRMRLVSQGDSVTIKLEDKVTGELFAKCPIEQYPGIAVEPVTDSSRYFVLRIQDDNGRSAFIGVGFLDRSDSFDLNVALQDHFKWLKNQEQIEKEKDKPKQELDLRFKEGETIKINMKITKKDGSEVSSKSKQRGNTNMGLPPPPGGVKIAPPPAKTPTSSPAHKPVQNQNQPSSEWGEFASASQQSGTQPQTPATVGNASWVQF; this is encoded by the exons atggatACGTATGAAAGTGTATTACTTGTCAAGTCCGAAGTATTTGTGTTTAAAATACCGCCAAGGTCAACAAATAGGGGTTATCG AGCAGCTGATTGGAATCTCCAAGAGCCTTCATGGACTGGGCGTATGCGACTTGTATCTCAGGGAGACTCAGTCACCATAAAGCTGGAAGATAAAGTTACCGGAGAATTATTTGCTAAATGTCCAATTGAACAATATCCAGGAATTGCAGTTGAACCAGTCACAGATTCTTCCCGTTATTTTGTTCTAAGAATTCAAGATGATAATGGAAGATCAGCTTTCATTGGTGTGGGATTTCTGGATAGATCTGATAGTTTTGATTTAAATGTTGCCCTTCAAGATCATTTTAAATGGCTTAAAAATCAGGAACAAatagaaaaggagaaagataAACCAAAACAAGAGTTGGATCTCAGATTTAAAGAAGgagaaacaataaaaataaatatgaaaattact AAAAAGGATGGTAGCGAAGTTTCTTCTAAATCAAAGCAACGTGGCAATACAAATATGGGTTTACCTCCTCCACCAGGTGGTGTGAAAATTGCACCGCCACCTGCTAAAACTCCAACTTCATCACCTGCACATAAACCTGTTCAGAACCAAAATCAACCAAGTTCTGAGTGGGGAGAATTTGCTAGTGCATCGCAACAATCTGGAACTCAACCACAGACACCAGCAACAGTAGGAAATGCTAGTTGGGTTCAGTTTTAA
- the LOC114873432 gene encoding NECAP-like protein CG9132 isoform X2: MRLVSQGDSVTIKLEDKVTGELFAKCPIEQYPGIAVEPVTDSSRYFVLRIQDDNGRSAFIGVGFLDRSDSFDLNVALQDHFKWLKNQEQIEKEKDKPKQELDLRFKEGETIKINMKITKKDGSEVSSKSKQRGNTNMGLPPPPGGVKIAPPPAKTPTSSPAHKPVQNQNQPSSEWGEFASASQQSGTQPQTPATVGNASWVQF, encoded by the exons ATGCGACTTGTATCTCAGGGAGACTCAGTCACCATAAAGCTGGAAGATAAAGTTACCGGAGAATTATTTGCTAAATGTCCAATTGAACAATATCCAGGAATTGCAGTTGAACCAGTCACAGATTCTTCCCGTTATTTTGTTCTAAGAATTCAAGATGATAATGGAAGATCAGCTTTCATTGGTGTGGGATTTCTGGATAGATCTGATAGTTTTGATTTAAATGTTGCCCTTCAAGATCATTTTAAATGGCTTAAAAATCAGGAACAAatagaaaaggagaaagataAACCAAAACAAGAGTTGGATCTCAGATTTAAAGAAGgagaaacaataaaaataaatatgaaaattact AAAAAGGATGGTAGCGAAGTTTCTTCTAAATCAAAGCAACGTGGCAATACAAATATGGGTTTACCTCCTCCACCAGGTGGTGTGAAAATTGCACCGCCACCTGCTAAAACTCCAACTTCATCACCTGCACATAAACCTGTTCAGAACCAAAATCAACCAAGTTCTGAGTGGGGAGAATTTGCTAGTGCATCGCAACAATCTGGAACTCAACCACAGACACCAGCAACAGTAGGAAATGCTAGTTGGGTTCAGTTTTAA
- the LOC114873427 gene encoding uncharacterized protein LOC114873427: protein MQVVGVDGRVVGYLFCFLILQAKLTNSRTSWRLSADKVVKTTDFVSTIEDDPIFDILASSISVGNGQSWSRTAISEKHDKIQSYCQDCKNVGAGNHERRFSSYVLKDTPNATESFPLSTQVSNEQIMCSSGQCEDIILDCGKPVNFTYYDNLLGIANRDKHPLVPEPNVALMFKKNGGKTMEVDIDLLEKRLIKAKREKPKSVQLYNQIGNFWRIKGDAQRSIECFRRALAVSPHNAEVLLNLARVLLVQQYLDDATYLARRSLERQAPDRNAWEQYLTLGQIFKAYGHYQEAAVHLRHALELKPDLSEAAEALREIESLPAASIHIYTLLIIICLVLGVLLVVLSSVECDEDSSLVNGQLQRPVQRHFSRAMAMRSLRLNVTRNKRC from the exons ATGCAAGTTGTTGGGGTCGACGGTCGTGTCGTCGGCtatcttttttgttttctaaTACTTCAAGCAAAACTTACGAACTCGAGAACCTCTTGGAGGCTCAGTGCTGACAAAGTTGTCAAGACAACAGACTTTGTGAGTACGATCGAGGATGATCCTATTTTCGATATCCTGGCCAGCAGTATCAGTGTCGGTAATGGACAAAGTTGGAGTAGAACAGCTATTTCTGAAAAGCATGATAAGATACAATCTTACTGTCAAGACTGCAAAAATGTTGGTGCTGGAAATCATGAACG ACGATTCTCGTCATACGTGTTGAAGGATACACCAAATGCCACTGAGTCTTTTCCTTTATCCACTCAAGTGTCGAATGAGCAAATCATGTGTTCTTCTGGACAATGTGAGGATATAATCCTAGACTGTGGGAAGCCAGTTAATTTTACTTATTATGATAATTTGCTCGGTATTGCAAATAGGGATAAACATCCATTGGTTCCAGAACCTAATGTAGCACtcatgtttaaaaaaaatggtgGCAAAACAATGGAAGTTGATAttgatttattagaaaaaCGATTAATAAAAGCTAAAAGAGAG AAACCAAAATCTGTTCAACTTTATAATCAGATTGGAAATTTTTGGAGGATAAAAGGAGATGCACAAAGATCCATCGAGTGCTTCAGAAGGGCGCTTGCTGTATCACCTCATAATGCAgaagttttattaaatttggCTAGAGTGTTATTAGTTCAACAATATTTGGATGATGCAACATATTTAGCAAGACGTTCATTAGAACGACAAGCTCCAGATCGGAATGCATGGGAACAATATCTTACTCTTGGTCAAATATTCAAG gCATACGGCCATTACCAAGAAGCAGCTGTACACTTACGACATGCTTTAGAATTAAAGCCAGATCTCTCTGAAGCTGCTGAAGCTTTAAGAGAGATAGAGTCACTTCCGGCTGCGAGTATACATATCTACACATTACTGATAATCATATGTTTG GTGCTTGGAGTACTTTTAGTAGTTCTAAGTAGTGTAGAATGTGACGAAGACTCTAGTCTTGTCAATGGACAACTTCAACGTCCAGTGCAACGGCATTTTAGCCGGGCTATGGCGATGCGCAGTTTACGACTTAACGTTACTCGCAATAAACGTTGTTGA
- the LOC114873430 gene encoding alpha-soluble NSF attachment protein isoform X1, translating into MQRKRCVEAHIFHRQIGPHYSDSPVCYLLHLIFPFWRFIVAWFWMTHAFLLAILNGSSKVEEAVECYQRAANMFKMAKNWSAAGSAFYESAELHGKAGSRHDAANNYVDAANCFKKSDINEAISCLLKAIEIYTDMGRFTMAAKHHQSIAEMYESEAVDLERAVSHYEQAADYFRGEESNSSANKCLLKVAQYAAQLENYDKAIQIYEQVASASLESSLLKYSAKEYFFRAALCHLCVDMLNAQHAIERYQEQYPAFQDSREYKLIKTLIEHLEEQHLEGFTEAVKEYDSISRLDQWYTTVLLRIKKQVNDNPDLR; encoded by the exons ATGCAGCGGAAAAGATGCGTGGAAGCGCATATTTTTCACAGACAAATAGGTCCACATTATTCAGATTCTCCAGTCTGCTACTTGTTACATCTAATTTTCCCATTTTGGAGATTCATTGTTGCTTGGTTCTGGATGACTCATGCTTTCCTTTTAGCAATTCtaaa CGGATCATCAAAAGTTGAGGAAGCTGTAGAATGTTACCAACGTGCTGCAAATATGTTCAAGATGGCAAAGAATTGGAGTGCAGCAGGAAGTGCATTTTATGAATCAGCAGAGTTACATGGGAAAGCAGGTAGCCGCCATGATGCAGCTAATAATTATGTGGACGCTGCTAATTGTTTTAAGAAATCTGATATAAATG agGCCATTAGTTGTCTGTTAAAGGCAATTGAAATATACACAGATATGGGTAGGTTTACAATGGCAGCTAAGCATCATCAAAGTATAGCTGAAATGTATGAAAGTGAAGCTGTAGATCTTGAGAGAGCAGTTTCTCATTATGAACAAGCAGCTGATTATTTTCGCGGAGAAGAGAGCAATTCCTCTGCCAATAAGTGTCTTTTAAAAGTTGCACAGTATGCGGCACAACTTGAGAATTATGATAAGGCTATTCAAATTTATGAACAG GTTGCTTCTGCATCTTTGGAAAGTTCTTTATTAAAGTATAGTGCAAAGGAGTACTTTTTCCGAGCGGCACTTTGTCATTTATGCGTTGACATGTTAAACGCGCAACATGCGATCGAACGTTATCAGGAGCAGTATCCTGCATTCCAAGATTCTAGGgagtataaattaataaag ACATTAATAGAACACCTCGAGGAACAACACCTCGAAGGTTTTACAGAGGCGGTAAAGGAATATGATTCAATTTCGCGATTGGATCAGTGGTACACGACAGTATTATTACGTATCAAAAAACAAGTTAACGATAATCCAGATTTGCGCTGA
- the LOC114873430 gene encoding alpha-soluble NSF attachment protein isoform X2, with amino-acid sequence MADNEQKAMQLLAEAEKKLTSSKGFFGSLFGGSSKVEEAVECYQRAANMFKMAKNWSAAGSAFYESAELHGKAGSRHDAANNYVDAANCFKKSDINEAISCLLKAIEIYTDMGRFTMAAKHHQSIAEMYESEAVDLERAVSHYEQAADYFRGEESNSSANKCLLKVAQYAAQLENYDKAIQIYEQVASASLESSLLKYSAKEYFFRAALCHLCVDMLNAQHAIERYQEQYPAFQDSREYKLIKTLIEHLEEQHLEGFTEAVKEYDSISRLDQWYTTVLLRIKKQVNDNPDLR; translated from the exons ATGGCTGACAACGAACAGAAAGCGATGCAATTGCTAGCTGAAGCTGAGAAGAAATTGACATCATCGAAGGGCTTCTTTGGCTCGTTATTCGG CGGATCATCAAAAGTTGAGGAAGCTGTAGAATGTTACCAACGTGCTGCAAATATGTTCAAGATGGCAAAGAATTGGAGTGCAGCAGGAAGTGCATTTTATGAATCAGCAGAGTTACATGGGAAAGCAGGTAGCCGCCATGATGCAGCTAATAATTATGTGGACGCTGCTAATTGTTTTAAGAAATCTGATATAAATG agGCCATTAGTTGTCTGTTAAAGGCAATTGAAATATACACAGATATGGGTAGGTTTACAATGGCAGCTAAGCATCATCAAAGTATAGCTGAAATGTATGAAAGTGAAGCTGTAGATCTTGAGAGAGCAGTTTCTCATTATGAACAAGCAGCTGATTATTTTCGCGGAGAAGAGAGCAATTCCTCTGCCAATAAGTGTCTTTTAAAAGTTGCACAGTATGCGGCACAACTTGAGAATTATGATAAGGCTATTCAAATTTATGAACAG GTTGCTTCTGCATCTTTGGAAAGTTCTTTATTAAAGTATAGTGCAAAGGAGTACTTTTTCCGAGCGGCACTTTGTCATTTATGCGTTGACATGTTAAACGCGCAACATGCGATCGAACGTTATCAGGAGCAGTATCCTGCATTCCAAGATTCTAGGgagtataaattaataaag ACATTAATAGAACACCTCGAGGAACAACACCTCGAAGGTTTTACAGAGGCGGTAAAGGAATATGATTCAATTTCGCGATTGGATCAGTGGTACACGACAGTATTATTACGTATCAAAAAACAAGTTAACGATAATCCAGATTTGCGCTGA
- the LOC114873426 gene encoding meiosis-specific with OB domain-containing protein isoform X1, with translation MEFRTKAHLPQTDVTKVNESESSIVGNRIANLSQPSRGMCIRPCSQRCFKFNNGERGVWTFTLRDSEEDSINVTVWGSVQFVEKLSSDFHIGSVVEVINPKVVERRPEDKNEHFVPWVSNSCNLTVNEGNSLIQVHDAPTRAKYEPLLMFPIKKLTELRSLKSIFDNLETLRDQYVDIMVVVTFISDIRNVITRDGRNIKFRSFEATDASTVDIVSLILWENEWIERSALWQPKRTVLLLTDARIAYNNFRKKLALSIVKKTMITENPNTPEATSVRSAVQCFDHDIMSGNFATPNPDSITTIMTIQDISDKLNKKPKHGERIQFATILKAYVMDINVDSFSPGTIITRCALCKRIVPDTQDSCMNLECPSGNGSRVPLNATCLNLKVNLKDDTGYLIGCRLSGEAAERVIGFTAAEFQKMTYPQRADLKWKYVLETCGIRLHILGPTSTIPTAIYNILSISRITDEEEDTGSIEKCFEGVDY, from the exons ATGGAATTTCGCACAAAAGCTCACCTCCCACAAACCGACGTCACTAAAGTCAATGAAAGTGAATCAAGTATCGTCGGCAACAGGATAGCCAACCTGAGCCAACCGTCAAGGGGCATGTGCATTAGGCCTTGTTCACAACGATGCTTcaaat TTAACAATGGTGAACGAGGAGTGTGGACATTCACGTTACGCGATTCAGAAGAAGATTCCATAAACGTGACCGTATGGGGAAGCGTACAATTCGTCGAAAAACTGTCTTCCGATTTCCATATCGGCAGTGTTG TGGAAGTAATTAATCCAAAAGTGGTAGAACGTCGTCCGGAGGACAAAAACGAACATTTTGTGCCATGGGTATCTAACTCGTGCAATCTAACCGTAAATGAGGGCAACTCTTTGATACAAGTCCATGACGCACCGACGCGCGCAAAATACGAACCTTTGCTGATGTTCCCGATTAAAAAGCTGACCGAGTTGCGAAGTCTGAAAAGCATTTTTGATAACTTGGAGACGTTGCGCGATCAATACGTCGACATTATGGTCGTCGTTACCTTT ATTAGTGATATTCGGAACGTGATAACACGTGACGGAAGAAACATAAAATTTCGTAGCTTCGAGGCAACAGATGCATCCACGGTTGACATTGTATCTTTAATATTATGGGAAAACGAATGGATTGAAAGAAGCGCTCTCTGGCAGCCTAAACGAACCGTACTACTTCTCACAGATGCTCGTATCGCTTATAACAATTTTAGGAAAAAGCTCGCATTATCTATAG TTAAAAAAACTATGATCACCGAGAATCCTAATACGCCAGAAGCAACATCTGTAAGAAGCGCGGTGCAGTGCTTTGATCATGACATAATGTCCGGAAACTTCGCGACGCCAAATC CGGACAGCATTACAACAATAATGACTATACAAGATATATCGGATAAATTGAACAAAAAACCAAAGCACGGAGAGAGAATTCAGTTCGCTACGATTTTAAAAGCTTACGTAATGGACATAAATGTGGATAGTTTTAGCCCAGGGACAATAATTACAAGATG CGCGTTATGCAAGAGAATTGTTCCCGATACTCAAGATTCATGTATGAATCTCGAGTGTCCTTCGGGTAACGGAAGCCGCGTGCCTTTGAACGCAACGTGCCTCAATTTGAAAGTAAATCTGAAAGATGACACGGGCTATCTTATTGGCTGTCGATTGTCTGGAGAAGCGGCTGAACGGGTTATTGGATTCACGGCTGCCGAATTTCAG AAAATGACATATCCACAACGCGCAGACTTGAAGTGGAAGTATGTGCTGGAAACATGCGGTATTCGCTTGCATATACTAGGTCCAACATCCACGATTCCAACTGCTATATATAATATCCTATCGATTTCCCGAATCACAGACGAAGAGGAAGATACAGGATCAATCGAAAAATGTTTCGAGGGAGTTGActattaa
- the LOC114873426 gene encoding meiosis-specific with OB domain-containing protein isoform X2 — MSNVYRQALNSLQPGTQNALVIGIIVNSFNMKVIDAARTRFNNGERGVWTFTLRDSEEDSINVTVWGSVQFVEKLSSDFHIGSVVEVINPKVVERRPEDKNEHFVPWVSNSCNLTVNEGNSLIQVHDAPTRAKYEPLLMFPIKKLTELRSLKSIFDNLETLRDQYVDIMVVVTFISDIRNVITRDGRNIKFRSFEATDASTVDIVSLILWENEWIERSALWQPKRTVLLLTDARIAYNNFRKKLALSIVKKTMITENPNTPEATSVRSAVQCFDHDIMSGNFATPNPDSITTIMTIQDISDKLNKKPKHGERIQFATILKAYVMDINVDSFSPGTIITRCALCKRIVPDTQDSCMNLECPSGNGSRVPLNATCLNLKVNLKDDTGYLIGCRLSGEAAERVIGFTAAEFQKMTYPQRADLKWKYVLETCGIRLHILGPTSTIPTAIYNILSISRITDEEEDTGSIEKCFEGVDY, encoded by the exons ATGTCAAATGTATACAGACAAGCATTAAATTCATTGCAACCTGGTACGCAAAATGCTCTTGTGATCGGCATAATTGTAAATAGTTTCAACATGAAAGTAATCGACGCTGCGCGAACAAGAT TTAACAATGGTGAACGAGGAGTGTGGACATTCACGTTACGCGATTCAGAAGAAGATTCCATAAACGTGACCGTATGGGGAAGCGTACAATTCGTCGAAAAACTGTCTTCCGATTTCCATATCGGCAGTGTTG TGGAAGTAATTAATCCAAAAGTGGTAGAACGTCGTCCGGAGGACAAAAACGAACATTTTGTGCCATGGGTATCTAACTCGTGCAATCTAACCGTAAATGAGGGCAACTCTTTGATACAAGTCCATGACGCACCGACGCGCGCAAAATACGAACCTTTGCTGATGTTCCCGATTAAAAAGCTGACCGAGTTGCGAAGTCTGAAAAGCATTTTTGATAACTTGGAGACGTTGCGCGATCAATACGTCGACATTATGGTCGTCGTTACCTTT ATTAGTGATATTCGGAACGTGATAACACGTGACGGAAGAAACATAAAATTTCGTAGCTTCGAGGCAACAGATGCATCCACGGTTGACATTGTATCTTTAATATTATGGGAAAACGAATGGATTGAAAGAAGCGCTCTCTGGCAGCCTAAACGAACCGTACTACTTCTCACAGATGCTCGTATCGCTTATAACAATTTTAGGAAAAAGCTCGCATTATCTATAG TTAAAAAAACTATGATCACCGAGAATCCTAATACGCCAGAAGCAACATCTGTAAGAAGCGCGGTGCAGTGCTTTGATCATGACATAATGTCCGGAAACTTCGCGACGCCAAATC CGGACAGCATTACAACAATAATGACTATACAAGATATATCGGATAAATTGAACAAAAAACCAAAGCACGGAGAGAGAATTCAGTTCGCTACGATTTTAAAAGCTTACGTAATGGACATAAATGTGGATAGTTTTAGCCCAGGGACAATAATTACAAGATG CGCGTTATGCAAGAGAATTGTTCCCGATACTCAAGATTCATGTATGAATCTCGAGTGTCCTTCGGGTAACGGAAGCCGCGTGCCTTTGAACGCAACGTGCCTCAATTTGAAAGTAAATCTGAAAGATGACACGGGCTATCTTATTGGCTGTCGATTGTCTGGAGAAGCGGCTGAACGGGTTATTGGATTCACGGCTGCCGAATTTCAG AAAATGACATATCCACAACGCGCAGACTTGAAGTGGAAGTATGTGCTGGAAACATGCGGTATTCGCTTGCATATACTAGGTCCAACATCCACGATTCCAACTGCTATATATAATATCCTATCGATTTCCCGAATCACAGACGAAGAGGAAGATACAGGATCAATCGAAAAATGTTTCGAGGGAGTTGActattaa